One window from the genome of Breoghania sp. L-A4 encodes:
- a CDS encoding LysR substrate-binding domain-containing protein, with translation MPKLILQAVQNHLGFAKAPRYLVADLLARGDAEIILPERPLVPKLLYLIRAPGLAASRRVSLFMDRFIEELARTPDIKLARDLRSVAAPEGS, from the coding sequence ATGCCCAAGCTGATTTTGCAGGCCGTGCAGAACCATCTGGGTTTTGCCAAGGCGCCGCGCTATCTCGTGGCCGACCTTCTGGCTCGCGGCGATGCTGAAATCATCCTGCCCGAACGTCCGCTGGTCCCCAAGCTGCTCTACCTGATCCGCGCGCCCGGCCTCGCCGCCAGTCGCCGTGTCAGCCTGTTCATGGATCGCTTCATCGAAGAGCTGGCACGCACACCGGACATAAAGCTGGCGCGCGACCTGAGGTCGGTCGCGGCGCCCGAGGGTTCATAA
- a CDS encoding response regulator, producing the protein MAALVLIAEDDEEIASILDAYLQRKGFRTVMARDGRTALDLHLALKPDLVLLDVTMPRLDGWEVLAELRRRGSTPAIMITALDKDMDRLQGLRIGADDYVVKPFNPIEVVARAKAVLRRSGLATVGGVLRASDLSIDLDGYQASFGIGSDAKPLALTLTEFRILAHMARNPGKVFTRSELVDACLPGSDALDRTVDSHLSKLRKKLEQAGAHGLLPGVRGIGYRLLE; encoded by the coding sequence ATGGCCGCACTTGTCCTCATTGCCGAAGACGACGAAGAGATCGCCTCCATCCTAGATGCCTACCTCCAGCGGAAAGGGTTCAGGACGGTCATGGCGCGTGACGGCCGCACCGCGCTCGACCTGCACCTCGCGCTAAAACCGGACCTCGTCCTGCTGGACGTGACAATGCCACGTCTCGATGGTTGGGAGGTCTTGGCGGAGCTGCGACGACGCGGCAGCACGCCCGCCATCATGATCACCGCGCTCGATAAGGACATGGACCGTCTTCAGGGCCTGCGGATCGGCGCAGACGATTACGTCGTCAAGCCGTTCAATCCGATCGAGGTAGTGGCGCGGGCCAAGGCTGTACTCCGGCGCTCGGGGCTGGCGACGGTAGGCGGCGTTCTGCGTGCAAGCGATCTCTCCATCGATCTCGACGGCTATCAGGCGAGCTTCGGAATCGGCAGCGACGCGAAGCCGCTTGCCCTGACCCTCACCGAGTTCCGCATCCTCGCCCATATGGCGCGAAACCCCGGCAAGGTGTTTACCCGCAGCGAACTGGTCGACGCCTGCCTGCCAGGATCTGACGCCCTGGACCGGACCGTAGATAGCCATCTCAGCAAGCTGCGGAAGAAGCTCGAACAGGCCGGAGCGCACGGGCTCCTGCCCGGCGTTCGCGGCATCGGCTACAGATTGTTGGAGTGA
- a CDS encoding MarR family transcriptional regulator: MSSKPDLFALQGSLLEAAAEPFALDNFLPWRLMAAARAIERRLAGVVSEEFGFSLAEWQVLACLMRTDSVSVREIGPRVGLDSVAVSRAATRLADRKYLRKRENAADRRLIILTPTKKGRDAAEAIGERLTALEKDILTGMHLQDRIRLSQLLKPLSRRD; the protein is encoded by the coding sequence ATGTCTTCAAAACCCGATCTATTCGCGCTCCAGGGATCCTTGCTGGAAGCGGCGGCCGAGCCGTTCGCGCTCGATAATTTCCTGCCCTGGCGGCTGATGGCGGCGGCGCGGGCGATCGAGCGCCGGCTCGCCGGGGTTGTGTCCGAGGAGTTCGGCTTCTCGCTCGCCGAGTGGCAGGTGCTGGCCTGCCTGATGCGCACCGACAGCGTGTCGGTGCGCGAGATAGGGCCGCGCGTGGGGCTGGATTCGGTTGCCGTCAGCCGGGCGGCCACGCGGCTTGCGGACCGCAAGTATCTCAGGAAGCGCGAAAACGCCGCCGACCGGCGCCTGATCATCCTGACGCCGACGAAAAAGGGGCGCGACGCCGCCGAGGCCATCGGCGAACGGTTGACCGCCCTGGAGAAGGACATCCTCACGGGCATGCATCTTCAGGATCGCATCCGCCTCAGTCAGCTGCTGAAGCCGCTGTCCAGGCGTGACTAG
- a CDS encoding HAMP domain-containing sensor histidine kinase: protein MERNDRTRTAHTTDHPQGSPPGIIDGVFEPDELTLRRLVHQVDGLSRLVEDLRTVTLADSGHLDLRIVPTRLAQEIEEIAELMAPDLASSGFDLALDLDDFVIEVDATRVRQAVLALISNARRHGIQGTITISLKVVNGTAVLSISDQGPGIDSDLVGRVFDPFVRGNPERARETGGNGIGLSVMCAVMEAHGGSLRYRTAPGGSGALFEMDFAASKDKRSAFETGSTRAPSSVDDPRTRS from the coding sequence GTGGAACGCAACGATCGCACACGAACTGCGCACACCACTGACCATCCTCAAGGGTCGCCTCCAGGGATCATAGACGGTGTTTTCGAGCCAGACGAACTCACGCTTCGGCGGCTCGTCCATCAAGTCGATGGCCTCAGTCGGCTGGTCGAGGACCTTCGTACTGTAACGCTTGCCGACAGCGGCCATCTCGACCTCCGCATCGTGCCTACCCGCCTAGCCCAGGAAATCGAGGAAATCGCAGAGCTCATGGCACCCGATCTGGCTTCCAGCGGTTTCGATCTGGCGCTCGACCTCGACGACTTCGTCATTGAGGTCGACGCGACGCGGGTCCGCCAGGCGGTCCTCGCCTTGATCTCAAACGCGCGGCGCCACGGCATCCAGGGGACGATCACCATCAGCCTGAAGGTGGTTAATGGAACAGCGGTGCTCAGCATCTCGGACCAAGGACCCGGCATCGACTCCGACCTAGTTGGCCGGGTGTTCGACCCGTTCGTGCGCGGCAATCCCGAGCGCGCAAGGGAAACGGGCGGCAATGGGATCGGTCTCTCGGTCATGTGCGCGGTCATGGAGGCACATGGGGGAAGTCTTCGGTACAGGACAGCGCCAGGCGGCAGCGGAGCTTTGTTCGAGATGGATTTTGCAGCATCAAAGGATAAGCGCTCTGCCTTTGAGACGGGGAGCACGCGGGCTCCGAGCAGTGTCGACGACCCACGCACCCGTTCTTAG
- the guaB gene encoding IMP dehydrogenase: MPTFFEPTHGREALTFDDVLLLPGHSEVMPGETDLRSRVTKSLLLNLPIISAAMDTVTESRLAIAMAQAGGIGVVHRNLSHDEQAEEVRQVKKFESGMVVNPVVIGPESTLRDALELMKLHHISGIPVVENGSGDTRAAGRLVGILTNRDVRFASDPEQRVYELMTREGLVTVRDTVTQEEAKRLLHHHRIEKLLVVDDDYKCVGLITVKDMEKAQLNPHASKDEHGRLRVAAATSVGEDGFARAQRLIDAEVDLLVVDTAHGHSERVLEMVRRIKAQSNAVQILAGNVATADGTKALIDAGADAVKVGIGPGSICTTRIVAGVGMPQLTAILEAVEAASKQGIPVIADGGIKYSGDLAKAIAAGASCAMIGSLLAGTEESPGEVYLHQGRSYKSYRGMGSVGAMARGSADRYFQAEVRDTLKLVPEGIEGQVPYKGLVSSVLHQLAGGLRAAMGYSGARSVEDFQEKARFVRISSASLRESHAHDVTITRESPNYPTNI; encoded by the coding sequence ATGCCCACTTTTTTCGAACCGACCCATGGCCGTGAAGCGCTGACTTTCGATGATGTGCTTCTGTTGCCGGGCCACTCCGAGGTAATGCCCGGGGAAACGGACCTGCGCTCCCGCGTCACCAAATCGCTGCTTCTGAACCTGCCGATCATCTCGGCCGCCATGGATACGGTCACCGAATCGCGCCTGGCGATCGCCATGGCTCAGGCCGGCGGCATCGGCGTTGTCCACCGCAACCTCAGTCACGACGAGCAGGCCGAGGAAGTCCGGCAGGTGAAGAAGTTCGAGTCCGGAATGGTGGTCAACCCGGTGGTGATCGGCCCGGAATCGACGCTGCGCGATGCATTGGAATTGATGAAGCTCCATCACATCTCCGGTATACCGGTCGTGGAGAACGGCAGTGGCGATACGCGCGCAGCCGGCCGTCTCGTCGGCATCCTGACCAACCGCGATGTGCGCTTCGCCTCCGATCCCGAACAGCGCGTCTATGAGCTGATGACTCGGGAGGGGCTGGTGACCGTGCGCGATACGGTGACGCAGGAAGAGGCCAAGCGGCTTTTGCACCACCACCGCATCGAGAAGCTTCTGGTGGTCGATGACGATTACAAATGCGTCGGCCTGATCACCGTCAAGGACATGGAAAAGGCGCAGCTCAACCCGCATGCCTCCAAGGACGAACACGGCCGGTTGCGCGTCGCGGCGGCCACCAGCGTCGGCGAGGATGGTTTTGCCCGCGCGCAACGGCTGATCGACGCGGAAGTGGATCTGCTGGTGGTGGATACGGCGCACGGGCATTCCGAGCGGGTTCTGGAAATGGTTCGCCGGATCAAGGCGCAATCCAATGCCGTTCAGATCCTGGCCGGCAACGTGGCCACCGCGGACGGGACCAAGGCGCTGATCGACGCGGGCGCGGACGCGGTCAAGGTGGGCATCGGGCCCGGCTCCATCTGCACCACGCGGATTGTCGCCGGCGTCGGCATGCCGCAGTTGACCGCAATCCTGGAAGCCGTCGAGGCGGCGAGCAAACAGGGTATCCCGGTGATCGCCGATGGCGGCATCAAGTACTCCGGCGATCTGGCCAAGGCGATCGCCGCCGGCGCATCCTGCGCCATGATCGGCTCGCTGCTGGCGGGCACCGAGGAAAGTCCCGGCGAGGTCTATCTGCACCAGGGCCGCTCGTACAAGTCCTACCGGGGCATGGGCTCGGTCGGCGCCATGGCGCGCGGCTCCGCCGACCGCTATTTCCAGGCGGAGGTGCGCGACACGTTGAAGCTTGTGCCGGAGGGCATCGAGGGGCAGGTGCCATACAAGGGGCTGGTGTCCAGCGTGCTGCACCAGCTTGCGGGCGGCCTGCGCGCCGCCATGGGCTACTCGGGCGCCAGATCGGTCGAGGATTTCCAGGAAAAGGCACGCTTTGTGAGGATCTCGTCGGCCAGCTTACGCGAAAGCCATGCCCATGACGTGACGATCACCCGCGAGAGCCCGAACTATCCAACCAATATCTGA
- a CDS encoding HAMP domain-containing protein, whose amino-acid sequence MDARTGLSRQILIAMSAITVLAGILVFFGTYLIYSVIVAVYPLPEADGWLTSLDLAIFAALVFVTLPIAAFVALRLARRILDPLESLARSARQISAGDLSARAAASEKALAKPLP is encoded by the coding sequence ATGGACGCGCGCACTGGATTGAGCCGTCAGATCCTTATCGCCATGTCAGCGATCACCGTCCTGGCAGGCATCCTCGTGTTCTTCGGCACCTATCTCATCTACTCGGTTATAGTCGCCGTCTATCCATTGCCGGAAGCGGATGGCTGGCTGACATCACTTGACCTCGCGATCTTCGCCGCGTTGGTCTTCGTAACCCTTCCGATTGCCGCCTTCGTGGCGCTGCGGCTCGCGCGCCGCATCCTCGATCCGTTGGAGTCGCTGGCCCGGAGCGCTCGCCAGATCTCCGCCGGCGACTTGTCCGCTCGGGCTGCGGCAAGCGAAAAGGCGCTGGCGAAACCGCTTCCCTAG
- a CDS encoding NAD-dependent epimerase/dehydratase family protein: MRIFLTGATGFIGSAIVPNLLNDRHEVLGLARSGTSADALRQAGCDVLQGDLRDLDSLRRGAAQADAVIHTAFDHDFSRMAENCEMDRIAIEAMGSALAGSGKRFIVTSGLPPLMGRVSTETDILPAGAHGMPRVSEQVAMALTDSCVRVSVIRMPQVHDQNRQGFASYLMDHARKQGFSAYVGEGQNRWPAVHRLDAARLYSLVLDKGRVASVTMRWARKALRSATSRKRSADG; this comes from the coding sequence ATGCGAATTTTTCTGACCGGCGCGACCGGGTTCATTGGCTCGGCGATCGTGCCCAACCTGCTCAACGACAGACACGAAGTCCTGGGACTTGCGCGGTCGGGTACATCTGCCGATGCCTTGCGGCAAGCCGGCTGCGACGTCCTGCAGGGCGATCTGCGGGATCTGGACAGCTTGCGCCGTGGCGCGGCGCAGGCCGACGCCGTCATTCACACGGCCTTCGATCATGATTTCTCTCGCATGGCGGAGAACTGCGAGATGGACCGCATCGCGATCGAAGCGATGGGCAGCGCTCTTGCGGGATCGGGTAAAAGGTTCATCGTCACGTCGGGCCTGCCGCCGTTGATGGGGCGGGTTTCGACCGAGACCGATATTCTGCCGGCGGGCGCCCATGGCATGCCACGGGTATCGGAGCAGGTGGCCATGGCGCTGACCGACAGCTGCGTGCGCGTGTCGGTGATCAGGATGCCGCAGGTCCACGATCAGAACCGGCAGGGATTTGCATCCTACCTGATGGATCATGCGCGCAAACAGGGTTTCTCGGCCTATGTGGGCGAGGGACAAAACCGCTGGCCGGCGGTTCACCGGCTCGACGCCGCCCGGCTTTACAGCCTTGTCCTCGACAAGGGGCGAGTGGCGAGCGTTACCATGCGGTGGGCGAGGAAGGCGTTGCGGTCCGCGACGTCGCGGAAGCGATCGGCAGACGGCTGA
- a CDS encoding efflux RND transporter periplasmic adaptor subunit, protein MLALVACSDNAQEAMPQAAGAQEQVEAIAARVATLTVQPRRVVVYDELPGRVSALRTAEIRPQVSGIVRKVLFKEGFEVAADQPLFEIDPAPFAADVEAASAVLARAEADELNASLKHDRIKALAESRTATAATLGDAKAALAQAHASVAEARANLTRRKLELAYATVTSSIAGRVGQALITEGGLATAGATSPMAVVQQLDRLFLDVRQPSMRREVLEEALANGQGDEAGGLPVDILTIIGKPYEFQGTIRFSDSAVDPGTGSIMIRVEVPNPYDQLLPGMYLRARIPSSVYPNALTVPQEAIVRDSSGRTELSVVEADKTASRRNVELGPLVDRQYVILSGISAGDEVVVQGQDRATDGTKLQTVAYQPAVLTDAQ, encoded by the coding sequence TTGCTGGCTCTTGTCGCCTGTTCCGACAACGCGCAGGAGGCAATGCCCCAGGCAGCAGGCGCGCAGGAACAGGTTGAAGCGATCGCTGCGCGCGTCGCGACCCTGACGGTGCAGCCGCGCCGCGTCGTCGTCTATGACGAACTGCCCGGACGCGTCTCTGCGCTGCGCACCGCCGAAATACGCCCGCAGGTCAGCGGGATCGTCCGCAAAGTGCTCTTCAAGGAGGGCTTCGAAGTCGCTGCGGACCAACCCCTGTTCGAGATCGACCCAGCGCCGTTCGCCGCCGATGTCGAGGCGGCGTCGGCGGTGCTGGCGCGCGCCGAGGCAGACGAGCTCAATGCCTCCCTCAAGCATGATCGTATCAAGGCCCTGGCCGAAAGCCGGACCGCAACCGCCGCCACCCTGGGAGACGCAAAGGCAGCGCTGGCGCAGGCACACGCGAGCGTGGCAGAGGCGCGGGCAAACCTGACGCGGCGCAAATTGGAGCTGGCCTATGCGACCGTCACCAGCTCGATCGCCGGGCGGGTAGGGCAAGCGCTCATCACCGAAGGCGGCCTCGCCACGGCGGGGGCTACCAGCCCCATGGCCGTCGTCCAGCAACTGGACCGCCTCTTTCTGGACGTTCGCCAGCCGTCGATGCGCCGCGAGGTGTTGGAAGAGGCGCTGGCGAACGGTCAAGGAGACGAGGCGGGCGGGCTGCCTGTCGACATCCTGACCATCATAGGGAAGCCCTACGAGTTCCAGGGCACGATCCGTTTCTCCGACAGCGCGGTCGATCCGGGAACGGGCAGCATCATGATCCGCGTCGAGGTGCCCAATCCTTATGATCAGCTGTTGCCCGGCATGTACCTTCGCGCAAGGATCCCTAGCTCAGTCTATCCCAACGCTCTGACGGTGCCGCAGGAAGCCATAGTGCGCGACAGCTCCGGCCGGACGGAGCTGTCGGTTGTCGAGGCTGACAAGACGGCATCGCGCCGCAATGTCGAACTGGGTCCGCTTGTCGACCGGCAGTACGTGATCCTGTCGGGCATCAGCGCCGGCGACGAGGTGGTGGTCCAAGGTCAGGATCGCGCGACCGACGGAACGAAGCTCCAGACGGTGGCGTACCAGCCTGCCGTCCTGACGGACGCACAGTAG
- a CDS encoding TetR/AcrR family transcriptional regulator: MPGRSSERNVRADAQRNIETLVRTARDVFATSGVEAPMREIAEKAGVGVGTIYRNFPQRSDLIAAVFRSEVDACADAAASLAEAFPPGEALDRWMQRYVNFIVAKRGLAAALHSGDPAFEALPAYFDSRFEPALQSLLDAAVTAGEIRPDANPYDLLRAVASLCMPSSDGNPSAARRLVALLVDGLRYRAGCPQGAANPAHKPE, from the coding sequence ATGCCTGGCAGATCGTCGGAACGGAATGTGCGCGCAGATGCGCAGCGCAACATCGAGACGCTGGTACGCACGGCACGGGACGTGTTCGCCACGTCAGGGGTTGAGGCTCCGATGCGCGAGATCGCGGAAAAAGCAGGCGTCGGCGTCGGCACCATCTATCGCAACTTTCCGCAGCGCTCCGATCTGATTGCAGCGGTATTTCGCAGCGAGGTCGACGCCTGCGCGGACGCCGCGGCCAGTCTTGCCGAGGCCTTTCCTCCCGGGGAAGCGCTCGACCGCTGGATGCAACGGTATGTCAATTTCATCGTTGCCAAACGCGGACTGGCGGCCGCCCTGCATTCGGGCGACCCGGCGTTCGAGGCCTTGCCGGCCTATTTCGACAGCCGGTTCGAGCCTGCACTGCAAAGCTTGCTCGATGCCGCGGTCACCGCCGGAGAAATACGCCCCGACGCAAATCCGTATGATCTCTTGCGAGCGGTCGCGAGCCTGTGCATGCCGTCAAGCGACGGAAATCCCTCAGCCGCTCGCCGGCTGGTCGCACTACTGGTTGACGGACTGCGCTATCGCGCGGGCTGTCCGCAGGGCGCTGCCAATCCTGCACATAAGCCTGAGTAG
- a CDS encoding DUF3313 domain-containing protein encodes MFSFRGFGASPRRFPLRDLSLALPVIVAISGCASVPLKDVGTLTSYSNLGAPKGTLSKKRIYVDGQGLAAVKTASIVPTTYGFGAASRVKSQADRSMVSNALDRALCVALSDKYQMVPAGQPADITIRSVITNVVPTNKMAAGIATIVTVGGGFAIPSDVPFVSVPRLPIGLGGLAVEAEAVDSEGVQRAAIVWARGANAIQDNPRVSQVGDAYGLASKFASAFSRILVTGKEPKMLDISLPTRHGVQSWLGGKPKYPACEAFGRAPGVLGAIAANYGLPPEWTEKKPKPLVTH; translated from the coding sequence ATTTTCTCGTTCCGGGGATTTGGGGCTTCTCCGCGACGATTCCCATTGAGAGATCTCAGTCTGGCCTTGCCGGTGATTGTTGCGATATCCGGATGTGCCTCGGTGCCTCTGAAGGACGTCGGAACACTGACCTCCTACAGCAATCTCGGTGCTCCCAAGGGAACGCTGTCAAAGAAGCGAATTTACGTGGACGGCCAAGGTCTGGCTGCGGTGAAGACGGCCAGCATCGTGCCGACCACCTACGGCTTTGGCGCCGCATCCCGGGTCAAGTCGCAAGCCGACCGTTCAATGGTGTCCAATGCACTGGATCGGGCACTCTGCGTCGCGCTGAGCGATAAATATCAGATGGTTCCAGCCGGCCAGCCGGCGGATATCACGATCCGGTCCGTCATTACCAACGTTGTTCCGACGAACAAGATGGCGGCGGGAATTGCAACCATTGTGACCGTGGGAGGCGGATTTGCCATTCCCAGCGATGTTCCCTTTGTCAGCGTGCCACGCCTGCCCATCGGCCTGGGTGGGCTGGCGGTTGAAGCGGAGGCCGTTGATAGCGAGGGCGTCCAGCGCGCGGCGATCGTCTGGGCTCGCGGGGCAAACGCGATCCAGGACAACCCTCGCGTTTCGCAGGTGGGCGACGCGTATGGCCTCGCATCGAAGTTCGCGAGTGCCTTTTCCAGAATACTTGTCACTGGCAAGGAGCCAAAGATGTTGGACATCTCCCTTCCAACACGGCACGGCGTGCAATCCTGGCTCGGCGGAAAACCCAAATACCCCGCGTGTGAAGCCTTTGGCCGGGCGCCTGGGGTGCTGGGCGCCATCGCTGCCAATTACGGGCTGCCACCGGAATGGACCGAAAAGAAGCCCAAACCGCTCGTGACGCACTGA
- a CDS encoding RlmE family RNA methyltransferase yields the protein MAEGSGRGTGDRGMHVRVKTARGRRNSSTLWLQRQLNDPYVRRAKAEGYRSRAAYKLLEINEKHKFLKPGMRVVDLGAAPGGWCQICSRVVGSTDEKPLVVGIDFLEMEGMPGVIFLQKDFLDDDAPDALREALGGEPIDLVLSDMAAPTTGHRKTDHLRTSHLFEVATEFACQTLRPGGIFLSKVFRGGAENVVLTDLKKNFESVQHVKPPASRKESPELFVIAKGFRGQHEN from the coding sequence ATGGCTGAGGGAAGCGGGCGCGGAACGGGCGACCGGGGCATGCATGTGCGGGTGAAGACCGCGCGTGGCCGCCGCAACTCGTCCACGCTGTGGCTGCAGCGTCAGCTCAACGACCCTTACGTGCGCCGCGCGAAGGCCGAGGGCTATCGCTCGCGCGCGGCTTACAAGCTCCTTGAAATCAACGAGAAGCACAAGTTTCTGAAACCCGGCATGCGCGTTGTCGACCTCGGTGCCGCGCCTGGTGGCTGGTGCCAGATCTGCTCCAGGGTCGTGGGGTCGACGGATGAGAAGCCGCTTGTCGTGGGCATCGATTTTCTGGAAATGGAAGGCATGCCCGGAGTGATTTTCCTGCAAAAGGATTTTCTCGACGACGATGCGCCGGACGCGCTGCGCGAGGCCCTGGGCGGGGAACCCATCGATCTGGTGCTTTCCGATATGGCGGCGCCGACCACCGGGCACCGCAAGACCGATCACCTGCGTACCAGCCACTTGTTCGAGGTGGCGACGGAATTCGCCTGCCAGACGTTGCGCCCTGGCGGTATTTTTCTCTCAAAAGTGTTTCGCGGCGGGGCGGAGAACGTGGTTCTCACCGACCTGAAGAAGAATTTCGAATCCGTGCAGCACGTCAAGCCGCCGGCAAGCCGCAAGGAAAGCCCCGAGCTCTTCGTGATCGCCAAGGGCTTTCGCGGTCAGCACGAGAATTGA
- a CDS encoding LysR substrate-binding domain-containing protein, whose translation MLTSLARRTHPKLKIEFRATDDLVDLAEAGLDLAIQASTDGAGNGTVRKLAEIELCLVASRGYLDRVGRPKAPADLLPLDYIQYRDDPDENTIVFADGGVLPSPFPLPPRCPS comes from the coding sequence TTGCTGACGAGCCTGGCCCGCCGCACCCATCCGAAGCTGAAAATCGAATTCCGCGCCACCGACGATCTGGTCGATCTTGCCGAGGCCGGACTTGATCTGGCGATCCAGGCAAGCACGGATGGCGCCGGCAACGGCACGGTGCGCAAACTGGCCGAGATCGAGCTCTGCCTGGTCGCCTCGCGCGGCTATCTCGACCGGGTGGGCAGGCCGAAAGCACCGGCGGATTTGCTTCCCCTCGACTACATCCAGTATCGGGACGACCCTGATGAAAATACCATTGTCTTTGCCGATGGCGGAGTGCTCCCGTCACCCTTTCCTTTGCCGCCCAGATGCCCAAGCTGA
- a CDS encoding antibiotic biosynthesis monooxygenase: MLILMGYIHIDPQDVDAFVRDVQAIGLSTKAEDGCLFYGITLDDRPTGRFLVAERWRDQKALTAHLARAETLAFLKDWGGRMKGDLQTYEVMEDMPRSS; the protein is encoded by the coding sequence ATGCTCATCCTCATGGGTTACATCCACATCGACCCTCAGGACGTTGACGCATTCGTCCGCGACGTTCAGGCGATCGGTCTCAGCACGAAAGCCGAGGATGGGTGCCTGTTCTACGGCATCACCCTGGATGACAGGCCAACGGGACGCTTCCTCGTTGCCGAGCGCTGGCGGGACCAGAAAGCGCTGACAGCCCATCTTGCAAGGGCGGAGACATTGGCGTTCCTGAAAGACTGGGGCGGCCGGATGAAAGGCGACCTTCAAACCTACGAGGTGATGGAGGACATGCCCAGATCCAGTTGA
- a CDS encoding SDR family NAD(P)-dependent oxidoreductase gives MSDERIALVTGATQGIGLQIAKDLVAKGLTVIVGARDLEKGEKAAQEIGAGAHAIQLDVTGEASVARAAALIRTRFGRLDILMNNAGISRAKPNLDFAEAVRTNLLTDAPLADIRTVFETNVFGVIAVTQAMLPLLRESPAGRIVITGSSGASLTLNSDPANPHRRMFGNYSVSKTAAHAVMLAFALALEGTNIKVNAACPGFTSTALNNFNGTRSVEEGAREPVRLALIGDDGPTGTFSDENGTVPW, from the coding sequence ATGTCGGACGAACGCATTGCTCTCGTCACGGGAGCCACTCAAGGCATCGGTCTCCAGATCGCCAAGGATCTGGTTGCAAAAGGTCTGACGGTGATTGTCGGCGCGCGCGATCTCGAAAAGGGCGAGAAGGCGGCGCAGGAAATCGGAGCGGGAGCCCACGCTATCCAGCTCGATGTCACGGGTGAAGCATCGGTCGCTCGAGCGGCCGCTCTCATTCGCACCCGGTTCGGCCGCCTGGATATCCTGATGAACAATGCCGGGATCTCACGGGCGAAGCCGAACCTGGACTTCGCAGAAGCCGTCAGGACAAACCTGCTCACGGACGCGCCTCTTGCCGATATCCGAACGGTGTTTGAGACCAATGTGTTCGGCGTCATTGCCGTGACACAGGCAATGCTTCCGCTTCTGCGTGAGTCGCCTGCGGGCCGCATCGTCATTACCGGGAGTTCGGGCGCATCGCTGACGCTCAACTCCGATCCCGCCAATCCGCACCGGCGGATGTTCGGCAATTACTCCGTGTCAAAGACAGCGGCGCACGCCGTGATGCTGGCGTTTGCGCTTGCCCTCGAAGGCACCAACATCAAGGTCAACGCCGCTTGTCCTGGCTTCACCTCGACCGCGCTCAACAACTTCAACGGCACGCGCAGCGTGGAAGAGGGCGCGCGGGAACCGGTGCGGCTTGCCCTGATTGGCGATGATGGACCGACCGGGACCTTCTCCGACGAAAATGGAACCGTTCCTTGGTGA
- a CDS encoding ABC transporter permease → MSILCSEWTKLSSVRTTWLLVVSAMLASVLLGLLGVSDLIGAQPSDLPDDWDPTATSLKGLLFAQLLVGMLGALSITSEYETGMIATSLSVVPSRPRLLIAKAAVVSAIGLGTGVATALISFTAVQLVLGDADIPIASIGGPGVAWALVGAAIYLTLVSLIGLSVGVLARSTAGSLATLVGITLLMPAIAPSIPGPIGDWFGRYWPITAGQKAYMVMQLANEVTPWLGLGILAAATFALGIASIAAFVSRDA, encoded by the coding sequence ATGAGCATCTTGTGTTCCGAATGGACAAAACTTTCCAGCGTAAGAACCACGTGGTTGCTGGTGGTGAGCGCAATGCTGGCCAGCGTATTGCTGGGGCTTCTCGGCGTGTCCGACCTGATCGGCGCACAGCCGTCAGACTTGCCCGATGACTGGGATCCGACGGCGACGAGCCTGAAGGGGCTTTTGTTCGCTCAGCTCCTGGTCGGAATGCTGGGAGCGCTCAGCATCACATCCGAATATGAGACCGGGATGATCGCGACCAGTCTCTCCGTCGTCCCCTCGAGACCCCGCCTTCTCATAGCGAAGGCGGCAGTGGTGTCTGCGATCGGGCTTGGTACCGGCGTTGCCACGGCACTGATCAGTTTCACGGCGGTGCAATTGGTGCTCGGCGATGCCGATATTCCGATCGCGAGCATAGGTGGTCCGGGTGTTGCTTGGGCGCTCGTCGGAGCCGCGATTTACCTCACGCTCGTCTCCCTCATCGGACTTTCAGTTGGCGTTCTTGCGCGGTCGACCGCGGGCAGCTTGGCGACACTTGTCGGCATCACTCTGCTCATGCCAGCTATCGCACCGTCCATACCTGGTCCGATCGGCGATTGGTTTGGGAGGTACTGGCCGATCACTGCCGGCCAGAAGGCCTATATGGTCATGCAGCTAGCCAATGAAGTTACACCATGGCTTGGGCTGGGAATCCTTGCGGCGGCAACATTCGCGCTTGGGATTGCCAGCATCGCGGCATTCGTCTCGCGAGATGCCTGA